The following proteins are co-located in the Corynebacterium aquilae DSM 44791 genome:
- a CDS encoding carbohydrate ABC transporter permease, whose product MVVLAIVIGYPIIRAIWLSFQADAGLDPETGLFTEGGFAGLTHYLYWLTQSCTSPSGVKSSCPPGVLASDFWPALKITVFFAVVTVALETALGMWMAIVMNREFKGRGLLRAAVLIPWAIPTAVTAKLWQFIFAERGIINSLLGTRIAWTTDPWAARTAVIIADVWKTTPFMALLILAGLQMIPKEVYEAARVDGASKFQIFTQITLPLVKPALMVAVLFRTLDALRMYDLPVILISSSSNSPTATISQLVVEDMRQNHFNSASALSTLVFLLIFAVAFIMIRFLGADVSRSVTATKRPPKGPEPSYTTGSPVALPPLTTADTAGGAR is encoded by the coding sequence ATGGTGGTCCTCGCGATCGTCATCGGCTACCCCATCATCCGGGCCATCTGGCTGTCCTTCCAAGCCGACGCCGGCCTCGACCCCGAAACGGGACTATTCACCGAAGGCGGCTTCGCCGGGCTCACCCACTACCTGTACTGGCTGACCCAATCCTGCACCAGCCCCTCCGGGGTCAAAAGCAGCTGCCCACCAGGCGTGCTCGCCTCCGACTTCTGGCCGGCGCTCAAAATCACCGTCTTTTTCGCCGTGGTCACCGTCGCCCTCGAAACCGCCCTCGGCATGTGGATGGCAATCGTGATGAACCGCGAATTCAAAGGCCGCGGCCTGCTGCGCGCCGCGGTGCTGATCCCCTGGGCCATCCCCACCGCCGTCACCGCGAAACTCTGGCAATTCATTTTCGCCGAGCGCGGCATCATCAACTCGCTGCTGGGAACCCGCATTGCCTGGACCACCGACCCGTGGGCGGCGCGCACCGCCGTCATCATCGCCGACGTGTGGAAAACCACCCCATTTATGGCGCTGCTGATCCTGGCCGGGCTTCAAATGATTCCCAAAGAGGTTTATGAAGCCGCCCGGGTGGATGGGGCCAGCAAATTCCAAATCTTCACCCAAATCACCCTCCCGCTGGTCAAACCCGCACTCATGGTGGCAGTACTTTTCCGCACCCTGGATGCGCTACGCATGTACGACCTGCCGGTGATTTTGATTTCCTCCTCCTCGAACTCCCCAACCGCCACCATCTCCCAACTGGTGGTCGAGGACATGCGCCAAAACCACTTCAACAGTGCCTCCGCACTCTCGACCCTGGTGTTCCTGCTGATCTTCGCTGTCGCGTTCATCATGATCCGATTCCTGGGGGCCGACGTCTCCCGCAGCGTGACCGCCACCAAGCGCCCGCCCAAAGGCCCCGAACCCTCCTACACCACCGGCAGCCCCGTAGCGCTGCCCCCGCTAACCACCGCTGATACCGCTGGGGGTGCCCGATGA
- a CDS encoding TIGR03089 family protein — protein sequence MEFFSPLLAADPASPRLTVYDDSTGARLDFSATTLNNWACKIANMLSDEFDLAEGDSIGVCLPAGWQATVIAVGAAALGITVEYSDISTVAVLFASADRVPQDADCEICLVTADPFGRGVAECGGTVPDGMVDFGPTVRMYGDDYPWPTPTVADYLTQQHPQLELPEPGARLLSTGFHDAESFARCVLAPWAVGGSAVVVHSVASTSRVEEIAAAEKVTGRI from the coding sequence ATGGAGTTTTTCAGCCCCTTGCTTGCCGCCGACCCCGCCAGCCCCCGCCTGACCGTCTATGACGATTCCACCGGCGCCCGGCTGGACTTTTCAGCCACCACGCTGAACAACTGGGCCTGCAAAATCGCCAACATGCTCAGCGACGAATTCGACCTGGCAGAAGGCGACAGCATCGGGGTGTGCCTGCCCGCCGGCTGGCAAGCCACGGTCATCGCCGTTGGCGCCGCCGCGCTGGGCATCACGGTGGAATACAGCGACATCAGCACCGTGGCTGTGCTGTTCGCCTCCGCCGACCGGGTGCCGCAGGACGCGGACTGCGAAATCTGTCTCGTCACCGCCGATCCCTTCGGCCGGGGGGTAGCCGAATGTGGGGGCACCGTGCCCGACGGCATGGTCGACTTCGGCCCCACGGTGCGGATGTACGGCGACGACTACCCCTGGCCCACCCCAACCGTCGCCGACTACCTAACACAGCAGCACCCACAGCTGGAACTGCCCGAACCCGGCGCGCGGCTGCTGTCCACCGGATTCCACGACGCCGAGAGTTTCGCCCGCTGTGTGCTCGCCCCGTGGGCTGTGGGCGGGTCCGCTGTTGTCGTGCACTCGGTAGCCTCGACCTCCCGCGTGGAAGAGATCGCGGCCGCCGAAAAAGTCACCGGGCGAATCTAG
- a CDS encoding ABC transporter ATP-binding protein, with amino-acid sequence MARITFEDVSIQYPGADSPTVTGLNLDIADGEFLVLVGPSGCGKSTSLRALAGLEDVSSGRILIDGVDVTGQEPAQRDVAMVFQNYALYPHMTVAKNMGFALKLAGVDKATIDKKVREAADILGLTPYLDRRPKDLSGGQRQRVAMGRAIVRHPKVFLMDEPLSNLDAKLRVQTRTELAALQRRLGTTTVYVTHDQVEAMTMGDRVAVLKDGELQQVATPRELYDRPANAFVAGFIGSPAMNLFAGTQPELGEVIVGIRPEHVRLSTDGEPATGVLSIPATVDLIEELGSESYVYAHRDDAPECVLTARIDHSAAVQVGDRVRLDIPMERCHFFDPHTTQRLSPTA; translated from the coding sequence ATGGCACGCATCACGTTCGAGGACGTTTCGATCCAATACCCGGGCGCAGACTCCCCCACCGTCACCGGCTTAAACCTGGACATCGCCGACGGCGAATTCCTGGTGCTCGTCGGCCCCTCCGGGTGTGGCAAGTCGACCTCGCTGCGCGCCCTAGCGGGCCTGGAAGACGTCTCCAGCGGCCGGATCCTCATCGATGGGGTCGACGTGACCGGGCAGGAGCCCGCCCAACGCGATGTGGCGATGGTGTTCCAAAACTACGCCCTCTACCCCCACATGACAGTGGCGAAAAATATGGGCTTCGCCCTCAAACTGGCCGGCGTCGATAAGGCCACCATCGACAAAAAGGTGCGCGAAGCAGCAGACATCCTAGGGCTCACCCCCTACCTGGATCGGCGCCCCAAAGATCTTTCCGGCGGCCAGCGGCAGCGCGTTGCCATGGGGCGGGCGATCGTGCGCCACCCGAAGGTGTTCCTCATGGACGAGCCGCTGAGCAACCTGGATGCCAAACTGCGCGTGCAAACCCGCACCGAATTGGCGGCCCTCCAGCGCCGGCTGGGAACCACCACCGTCTATGTCACCCACGACCAAGTCGAAGCCATGACGATGGGTGATCGGGTGGCGGTACTTAAAGACGGCGAGCTGCAACAGGTCGCCACCCCCCGCGAGCTCTACGACCGGCCCGCAAACGCCTTCGTGGCAGGCTTTATCGGCAGCCCCGCGATGAATCTTTTCGCCGGAACCCAACCCGAACTCGGCGAGGTCATCGTGGGAATCCGCCCCGAGCACGTGCGCCTCAGCACCGACGGTGAACCAGCCACCGGAGTTCTAAGCATCCCCGCCACCGTGGACCTCATCGAGGAACTGGGATCCGAATCCTATGTGTATGCGCACCGCGACGATGCCCCCGAATGCGTCCTGACCGCCCGCATTGATCACAGCGCGGCAGTCCAGGTCGGCGACCGGGTGAGGCTGGATATCCCCATGGAACGCTGCCACTTTTTCGATCCCCACACCACCCAGCGTCTCTCCCCCACCGCCTAA
- a CDS encoding ABC transporter substrate-binding protein → MTKHIRPAASTLAAAGLIGVLALAGCSSDTGSSDTSAEKKEAGTEATTAGDGERGPITFAMGKNDTDKLQPVIEAWNKEHPDEKVTLKELAGEADDQRETLVQSLQAKSDEYDVMALDVIWTADFAAHQWIAPLTGDLAVDTSKLLKPTVESATYQDTLYAVPQNTNGQLLFRNTELVPDAPGTWQDLVDSCGAAKDAGKECLTLQLKQYEGLTVNTADFIEGWGGHVLGSDGKTPEVDSENSVAGLRALVDGYNDGVIAKNSTAATEEETNQAFVGGDTAFAINWPYMYTNAGKDDSKVKGKFEVSPLVGKDGVGASTLGGYNNAININSKHKATARDFIVFITNEDNQMSFADNSFPPVLASIYDNAELTEKYPYLPALKESLENAVPRPVSPFYPAISKAIQDNAYAALTGETDVEQAAKDMQSAIEAATK, encoded by the coding sequence ATGACTAAGCACATTCGTCCCGCAGCCTCCACCCTGGCCGCCGCCGGCCTGATCGGCGTTCTCGCCCTGGCTGGCTGCTCCAGCGACACTGGTTCTTCCGATACTTCCGCCGAGAAGAAGGAAGCCGGCACCGAGGCCACCACCGCCGGCGACGGTGAGCGCGGCCCCATCACCTTCGCGATGGGCAAGAACGACACCGACAAGCTGCAGCCCGTCATCGAGGCGTGGAACAAGGAGCACCCGGACGAGAAGGTCACCCTCAAGGAGCTCGCCGGCGAAGCCGACGACCAGCGCGAGACCCTCGTCCAGTCCCTGCAGGCCAAGAGCGACGAATACGACGTCATGGCACTCGACGTCATCTGGACCGCGGACTTCGCCGCCCACCAGTGGATCGCACCGCTGACCGGCGACCTGGCCGTCGACACCTCGAAGCTGCTCAAGCCCACCGTGGAGTCCGCCACCTACCAGGACACCCTGTACGCCGTGCCGCAAAACACCAACGGCCAGCTGCTGTTCCGCAACACCGAACTCGTCCCCGACGCCCCCGGCACCTGGCAGGACCTCGTTGACTCCTGCGGCGCCGCCAAGGACGCCGGCAAGGAATGCCTGACCCTGCAGCTCAAGCAGTACGAAGGCCTCACCGTGAACACCGCCGACTTCATCGAAGGCTGGGGCGGCCACGTGCTCGGCTCCGACGGCAAGACCCCCGAGGTTGACTCCGAGAACTCCGTCGCCGGCCTGCGCGCCCTGGTCGACGGCTACAACGACGGTGTGATCGCCAAGAACTCCACCGCCGCCACCGAGGAAGAAACCAACCAGGCTTTCGTCGGCGGCGACACCGCCTTCGCCATCAACTGGCCGTACATGTACACCAACGCCGGCAAGGATGACTCCAAGGTCAAGGGCAAGTTCGAAGTGTCCCCGCTGGTCGGCAAGGACGGCGTTGGCGCCTCCACCCTCGGTGGCTACAACAACGCCATCAACATCAACTCCAAGCACAAGGCAACCGCCCGCGACTTCATCGTCTTCATCACCAACGAAGACAACCAGATGAGCTTCGCCGACAACTCCTTCCCGCCGGTGTTGGCCTCCATCTACGACAACGCCGAACTGACCGAGAAGTACCCCTACCTCCCGGCCCTGAAGGAATCCCTCGAAAACGCCGTTCCGCGCCCCGTTTCCCCGTTCTACCCGGCCATCTCCAAGGCCATCCAGGACAACGCCTACGCTGCCCTGACCGGTGAAACCGACGTCGAGCAGGCCGCCAAGGACATGCAGTCCGCCATCGAGGCCGCCACGAAGTAA
- a CDS encoding YdcF family protein: MTPTRNQPDSRPLVILGCKLEENQPGPALERRLKAALPYALDGRPIIVTGQHEAPAMAQWLIRHGVNPEAILEENQATSTNENLENSLRLAAPPWLVVTSDFHAPRVKMWAHHHNLDVDVITAATPKHRIPYLYSREVLAFIHSSARMLWRSYRRVRP, translated from the coding sequence CCCCCACACGCAACCAGCCCGATAGCCGGCCACTAGTCATCCTGGGCTGCAAACTCGAAGAAAACCAGCCCGGGCCCGCACTCGAACGACGGCTCAAAGCCGCGCTGCCCTACGCCCTCGACGGGCGCCCCATCATCGTCACCGGGCAACACGAAGCACCCGCCATGGCCCAATGGCTCATCCGCCACGGCGTCAACCCCGAAGCCATCCTCGAGGAAAACCAAGCCACCAGCACCAACGAAAACCTCGAAAACTCACTGCGGCTGGCTGCACCACCCTGGCTGGTCGTCACCTCCGATTTCCACGCTCCCCGCGTCAAAATGTGGGCCCACCACCACAACTTGGATGTCGACGTCATCACCGCCGCCACCCCCAAACACCGCATCCCCTACCTGTACTCGCGGGAAGTGCTCGCCTTCATCCACTCCAGCGCCCGCATGCTGTGGCGCAGCTACCGGCGCGTACGCCCATAA
- a CDS encoding carbohydrate ABC transporter permease — protein sequence MSKALSTLRSYAGILFILVWGLAPFYWMVITALRHKDYTFDTTPWPTHVTLDNFRDALATDKGNDFLAAITNSLIIGLTTTVLAVLVGVTAAYALTRLNFRGKGFVTGVVLAASMFPGIALVTPLFQLFGEIGWIGSYQALIIPNISFALPLTIYTLMSFFHQLPWELEEAARVDGASRGQAFRLVLLPLAAPALFTTAILAFIASWNEFMLAKQLSNLKTEPVTVAIARFSGPSSFEFPYAATMAAGALVTIPLVIMVLVFQRRIVAGLTAGGVKA from the coding sequence ATGAGCAAAGCACTATCGACCTTACGTTCCTACGCCGGCATCCTCTTCATCTTGGTGTGGGGCCTTGCCCCCTTCTACTGGATGGTGATCACCGCACTGCGGCACAAGGACTACACCTTCGACACCACCCCCTGGCCAACCCACGTCACCCTCGACAATTTCCGTGATGCGCTGGCCACCGACAAGGGCAATGATTTTCTCGCAGCGATCACCAACTCCTTGATCATCGGCCTGACCACCACCGTGCTGGCCGTGCTGGTGGGAGTGACTGCGGCGTACGCGCTGACCCGGCTGAATTTCCGCGGCAAGGGCTTTGTGACCGGCGTGGTGCTGGCGGCCAGCATGTTCCCCGGCATCGCCCTGGTTACTCCCCTGTTCCAGCTATTCGGTGAGATCGGGTGGATCGGCAGCTATCAGGCGCTGATCATCCCCAATATTTCTTTCGCCTTGCCGCTGACGATTTACACCCTGATGAGTTTTTTCCACCAGCTTCCCTGGGAGCTGGAGGAAGCCGCCCGGGTGGATGGGGCCTCGCGGGGGCAGGCGTTTCGTCTGGTGCTGCTTCCTTTGGCCGCGCCGGCGCTGTTTACCACCGCGATCTTGGCTTTCATTGCGTCCTGGAACGAGTTCATGTTGGCCAAGCAGCTGTCGAATCTGAAAACCGAGCCAGTCACCGTCGCGATCGCGCGTTTTTCGGGCCCAAGTAGTTTCGAGTTTCCCTACGCTGCGACGATGGCCGCGGGCGCCTTGGTGACCATTCCGCTGGTGATCATGGTGTTGGTCTTCCAGCGTCGAATTGTGGCGGGGTTGACTGCTGGCGGCGTGAAGGCCTAG